The Manduca sexta isolate Smith_Timp_Sample1 chromosome 20, JHU_Msex_v1.0, whole genome shotgun sequence DNA segment GAAATGTGCCCTGAAGGTACGTAACTTTTATGTTCGATTCTTTGTGACGCGtctatttaaaaagataactgGAGCCGCTCTATTCAGAACAGCTATTTCAATTGAGACTCTCTACTTAGTGGAAAGATCTTGCCGGTAGGTACTCCATCGGGTTAGTGAACTTTAGGATAAGTTTCAGAGCCTCGATGCTGGATGAAAAATGaaggaaatattggaaatcCTTTGTAAGAATTCTTGTGGAAAAAATGTCAACCGTAAAATGTGCTCGAATGAAATAGCATTTAATTATAAGCTATTTGTTTTTGATAGTTTAGACTTAAGACGTAATTACTTAATGAAGAGCTATTTACGGCAAATTACGTTTCTTAGAAAATAAGCTCATTATGCATAAACAATTAATCATTATTCAAAGAATTGCACTTACCGTTAAAATAGTGGTGTGACACCCTGTTGTTcgaacaatttttattgttatttaggtgtttaataataaatacttattaattagttaattacgtacatgtacttattatttttcaccGAGGGAATATAAATTGAAAGAGTTTATCATATATAACTCTATCTATTTCAAACTTTCGCTCTGTTTACATCTCATCAGATATTCTTATAAcgaaatattatcaataaattgaAACGATCGtgcatattattgtatttatattaaccCCCAACTTTCTTATTGGTTTAACTATCTAACaaactttatacataaataaagttaGAGTTTGAACGACATGAAAACTTCAAAAAGTTCCCCTGTAAAATCCACGTCTGTCGCCTTAACGTGCCACGGATGCACTATGCCGTACGGCGACTACAAACAATTGCTGGAACATCTATATTGGCGTCACGGGACCGAGAGTTTTTGGTGTAAAATGTGCGGTTTGAAACGCTGGGGATTCGCCATTCACATATGTCATGTCCTGCCAATAAAAAACGAAGATGGGGGCAATGAATCGGATGATTCGCAGTATTATTCTGAGAGGGAGTCCGATTACTGCTTCTGCGGCAAATATATTGCAGATGCCCAGATGATTGGATGTGACGGGCCGCATTGCGTATACCAGTGGTATCATTTTGAATGTGTTGGAATACAAACACCTCCAGAAGGGGAGTGGTTGTGTTCAGAGTGTATCAAACTTCAAAAATCTCAGGTGAATATCCCATTAGACGTATGTGTCATTAAAAAAAGGATTAATTTAccttttatattcttaaaactATTAACAATCAGACTTTTTACCACTATGATTaatttttacaacatattaGCGAATATAATGCCCATGGGATGTAATACTGCCTAAAAAGCTGGGTTCAAAATTCTTACAAAGTTTAACGTAAAtgcttgaataaaatattaaaatgtggtTTTACATTACTGCatatttatggtaattttagtaTGCGCgatattatttaacttatccttatgtatttaaattgatactATCATATTTGCATACTATTggaattaatatatattatttcaatattttttatttgggttTCTTTAATTACAGAAGCGTGGCGGACATACAACTTGATAATCTTACAAAAGAAGATACAGACTCAATTACCTTGGAAGGGTTATGAGGTAATAACAAAACTTGTATTATCACtcgaagtgtaaataaaatattccattgtattaataattgatACTGACGTAAAATATTcagacataaataatataaacgagTGAACTAAGCAGCGCGTAGAAACTATATAATGAActtaaaatgtaacaatataGTTTCTTAACAACTTTTTGAGAGAGTAGAGTGTTCATTTGTACCAAAGATGCATTATTCTGTTTCAGATCTCAAGATTCCGCTCCAGTGTAATGTTCTTCTTGTTTTGAGAGAGAGCTTGCGTCACGGAAATTATTTACCACTTTGAGAATATACGGATACGGCGATGTTACAATCTTTGTAatcaatatttgataatataatatttttttactttatttgtatttctgaTTTGCATTTGCGATCAATTAGATGatcattgtaatttttatatatttaaagtttttcacggtaggcagcggcttggcTTCGGGCACTGCCGACGCTCATGGGCAACGGTTACCACTTACCAACAGGAGGACCGTTAGCTCGTCTGTCTTCGGCAGtaataagcaaaaataaattgaaatataacttaaattaaatatttatcttcctcaataattagaaaatattatagggTTTGAAACATATTGTAGATAATTTGATGAATGGAAATACATCCAAGTTATATGAATGTTATATgtagataatgatttcttatgtttacgcgaatgttagacattaaaattagacaatttttgggattttatcgcggttttttatatgttaGTTGTCTcacggctgcaaagtcttcgaaacgtcgggagaaaactaaaaaataaaaaaccgcgataaagtccgcaaaattgtctaattttaattatatgtagatattataattgtcACAATCAAGAAGCTTATTGAATCTCTTCTAATAAGATTAATTAGTTTTAGTAACGACAATCTAATGTAATCTTTTGTAACTAAGGTACAAGAAAACATCGTCCTCACAGTAAGTCTCTATCTGAACTTGTTTAATAACTTCCTTTGAGAAAGAACTATTTAGTAGCAAAAGGCTGAAGTTATAACAACTACGACAACTCATCTCTGTTTGAAActtcttattaaaatacaaaagcaCTTCtagtttaataacatatttattgcctactgtttttagaaataaattatattttattaaaataatgtctgTCATTATGTGGTTGTGCTCTTAATttaagtatgtacttattatttgCGACTTTTTAagattgataattaaaaaatgtgtaaatgtTTTACATAAAGATATATTAATGATTAGGTTTTAAATGCCgaccaaaataatttttttgtaacaaaatgaaTACTACATTACCGTTCTAAAATGCTAAATTATTATAGTGAGAATTCATACGCATTTCAATCAATAATCACCACGTATCCATATTAAATTAGACTAGTGCTATTAGTTTGATTAATCTATGTACTTCGTGGTAAAATAGCGTTACATGAAATAGCTGATAAGTTAGCAACAAGTTTCTAATGCTGGCATGGCAGAGGATCATGTTTTGAAGTTAGACGTGCCGCACACCGTTTGACGTTGAAAGCCAGGGCGGAATTGAGAGATTCCAAACGTATATCATGCCGATGGCCGATCGAAACAATATGTATACCCTGTATAGCAACCTCATTATAAATTAGCATAGTAATATCTACCTGCATCTTAATGAAGTACTAAACATCacattttataactgaattCAACATcgaaatcatttattttgtcAAGCGATCCAAGTCCTTAGTAGGCCTTAAAGATGTATCAAAAATGTCCTTTAATTTTAGGTTCCTGTCATTttgcgttttattataatataggtctCTAAGGAACAAATATGCGGTAACATAGCAAGGCTCTAAACCTGCAGGTTCTGGGTCCGATCCACATGTttacttaacattttttatacctttttaatttaagttgatTTATAATAAGATACGATACCGTAAAGATTTACTGCATTAAGTAATGAATATacagttattttgaaatatccataaataatgtaatttaagaGAGCCGTGACATTCATCAGTGCGCCGGGACACCATAATCTAAGGACGACGACCATAAATATCTGTATTTTCACGTCATTTGCTTTTGGGTCTAAAGTGGTATTTCTGTCGCGCCGTGCTAAATGGCTTGGATATCCTCCAAATATGCCATCTAGATAAGCTACGAGACCTTTTACTGTTATTATTGGGGTCTCTATTAACAAAAGTTTTGTTTAAGTCCACGTTTATTATGAGGCCTTAGAGCGGGATAACTTTAATGAAAACTAAAGTCTTGGACATGACTTGCGAATAGTTTACGTTTTTAGTAGTACAACACAATTTGAAGTTATGTTCCCTAGCTTTACTTTTTACATCAAAAAGGGCATCTATTGTTAGTAGCAAATTTGAGCGTGTGATATTTATCCCCAGGGAACTTTTATTTTCGTAGAATTAAAACCATGATGTATTTCCGACACCCCAACTGTAAGCAAAATATGGAAGTGTGTACTCGTttgcaaaaacaaataaaccttCTGTTTATCCTGTTTAAGCAAATAACAACTTGCATCCGTGTTCCTAATGAACTAATTCTATAAAAAGATTGTTAAGAGTTCTGTACCTATAGGATGAAAACAGACCCTTTGATACAGCACTCAGTCCTAAGTGCCgcatttatttttctagaatCGATAGACAACTATAAATAGATTGGCATTTTCAAGCGTTTATGATGATTCAATTCGCGAATTATAGatcataattgaaatatttgccCGTTAATTCACAATGTTTTACGTGTCCTATTACATGTAACTTTAAGTAATGTAAGGTATTGAGTAGCGTTGCGCGTCACGATCCACGCCACTCACGACTCAAGCTGTATCAAAATGGACGTCGATGTATCGCCACTGAGAAAACTCCGATCCAATTTAGGAGCCGAATCCCGATGACTGCCCCATGGGACACGCAGCTTTATTCACCGTACGAATTTTAACGGAGGAAAGGAAAATTCGATTTTgtcgtaaatatataaaacgaaaaggagataatatccaatTTGTCCGACTAATATTTGGCGttatttgatgatttttttattgttacataataacggacatgtccttttataattattattattttaatataattaatataattatatttaatttaatataattaatgtaattatatttaatttaatataattaatataattatatttaatttaatataattaatataattatacttaatataattccTATTAATCGTATCTGGAACTGCctagaatttaattaatagtttacaATAGATATGGAAGAGCAGTATATATCCTAATGCAAGaatatctttacttaaaaaGAGACGCCAAAACCTGTAAATGTATACATTTAGTtggtgtcattttttttttatgagtgttGTTGTTATAGCTATGCACTTTAATGTgaatgcaaatataaaatatttggcaggaaatttaaattatatccatCTTTTCTTATTCTAATAACACCCATGATCTTATTTTAGAGGATATGGGATTAAATTGTGGTTTTAgtgcatatttaatttttcttttcttagCTTCTACAGTAACCGGTAATTATTTACAAGAACTGTataattctatataatttttcgATTATTGAGGAAAAGCATTTCcataattagtatattttgatttcgactaattaaaatatttttaattttactcataAAATTATCGTCGATTAACTAAGGGAATAAAATTTTGTCATAgtgaatttcatttttaagaaATGATATAAGATTTACAAAAAAggtcttgttttttatttgttttatattcacaatagcaaaaaatcataattgaaagaataaaatgttcttgtatgatgttttttaatgttattttatctcGAAGAAACAACGCGTGTATTATTTTCGTGTCTGTTGTGCAGAGTAATGATGAAACCGTATTTTGAAAGAGAACACGATATATCGatgttgatgttttttttttaatatattgaattcgTACATTAAGATTTTTcacaattaatatgtttatttgtcGTTCAATGAAACAAATATATGCATAATAGTGAATTATTTAGTTTCGTTAGTGGACGATAGGTTAtcattttattacgtatttttatatttttaacacctaaaaaaatattgactaagTTCGTATGCTCGCACTTGGCCAGTTTTTCTATAATGAAAACATTGGAAGGTTTGAGAGAACAAAGGTACGAATGAGAATTGTTTTTTAGATTGGATATTAAGATACAAGTTGGTACCTGTTTTGTGTTGAAAATAAAAGGCAATCGTCAACATTTATGGCTGATTGCGTAATAAGGTTGGCAATAtcgattttgatataaattctacctagtaattaacatttatgtattataaagtgTTTTTAGTAAATGTGATCGGCATTCAGCCCTGGAGGGGTTTGGAGTTATGCAGGTCATAGCAATTAAATCGTTTTTGTAACATGCATGAAAAATAGTGTTAGGTTGATTCTCAATTAAGAGcaagtaaaagaaaaattttagagtttaatagaatttatatttaaaaattataagctTCTTACAAAAAGCTAAAGAGAAAACACTCTACAACGGTTCAACGACCGACAGAAAAGGAAAGTCGGAAAATTCAATTCCccaataactaaataataataaattttgcgAACGGAGTCATCAGCAAGCATtagtactttatttattgtaattgtatttatttctttactccgCATAAAGAAACCCGATAAAGATTTACAAGATACAGAGTTTGAATACACTTAATAAGGTCGAAAATACACTATATAAATAGTAGAGCGTACATGTATTCATAAAGGGTTTCCTTCATATCATAAGACATTTGGCATCTGATTGTGAATCTATTGGTTAGCATACCCACATATGAAAAGCGAGCGAAGTTCACGGAGCTCATCGCTCCACGACTATAAGTTCCACTAAATGTTGTGTAAGTTTAATTAGAATTCTTACATGGCGGGCGCTTGCGCGGCCCTATCTGACAAATGAGACCGACGTCTTGCGACTCAA contains these protein-coding regions:
- the LOC119189874 gene encoding uncharacterized protein LOC119189874, which produces MKTSKSSPVKSTSVALTCHGCTMPYGDYKQLLEHLYWRHGTESFWCKMCGLKRWGFAIHICHVLPIKNEDGGNESDDSQYYSERESDYCFCGKYIADAQMIGCDGPHCVYQWYHFECVGIQTPPEGEWLCSECIKLQKSQKRGGHTT